A single window of Sporosarcina sp. Marseille-Q4943 DNA harbors:
- a CDS encoding carbohydrate ABC transporter permease, which yields MSKRLKQMMKYPILIVFSLIALYPIYLMFLSSVKPNLEILTAPLSFPKEFTLENFAVVWEKVNFSSYVWNSVYVSALSIFFILFFSSLAAFYLSRYDFKWNAFILFFFMLGLMIPMKLAILPLYMMMLKLGLLNSLNSLVIVYIAGNVPFAVFVFYGFFRSLPKDLDQSARLDGCNEFQIYYKIILPLMRPSLAIVGIVNLIGVWNDFFYPLIFIHDDAKNTIPLGMLSLFGEYDTQWNLLFAGLTISSLPMIVAFLLASKQFIEGLTTGAVK from the coding sequence ATGTCAAAGAGGCTTAAACAAATGATGAAGTATCCGATTTTGATAGTGTTCTCACTCATTGCGCTTTACCCGATCTATTTAATGTTCCTCTCATCCGTCAAACCGAATCTCGAAATATTGACGGCACCTCTGTCTTTTCCAAAGGAGTTTACATTAGAGAACTTCGCTGTCGTCTGGGAAAAAGTGAACTTCAGCAGCTATGTGTGGAACAGTGTGTATGTCAGTGCATTGTCAATTTTCTTCATCTTGTTCTTTTCATCATTGGCCGCATTTTACTTGTCCCGATATGATTTCAAGTGGAATGCATTCATCTTGTTTTTCTTCATGCTTGGGCTCATGATTCCCATGAAACTGGCGATCCTGCCGCTTTATATGATGATGTTGAAGCTAGGGCTGTTAAATTCGTTGAACTCGCTCGTAATTGTATACATAGCGGGAAATGTCCCATTCGCGGTATTCGTTTTTTATGGGTTTTTCCGTTCATTGCCAAAGGATTTGGATCAATCGGCACGGTTGGACGGGTGCAATGAATTCCAGATTTATTACAAGATCATTTTGCCGCTTATGAGGCCGTCTTTGGCCATCGTCGGGATCGTCAACTTGATCGGAGTATGGAACGATTTTTTCTATCCGTTGATTTTCATTCATGATGATGCGAAAAATACGATACCGCTCGGAATGCTCTCCCTCTTCGGCGAATACGACACACAATGGAATCTATTGTTTGCCGGGTTGACGATATCGTCGCTGCCGATGATCGTTGCATTCTTGCTCGCTTCCAAGCAGTTCATCGAAGGATTGACGACAGGAGCTGTGAAATGA
- a CDS encoding carbohydrate ABC transporter permease encodes MASKGQEVAEAKASPKPSKNKRNVKKHFLHLFLLPALIFYVGFQVYPILAAFVNSFYSFKGMVKQDFIGLENFIRLFTEEPYNNIFKNAFWHNIIYFIGTVLTKLVLAFALALLINSRIKGREFFKAVFFMPKLLSVIVVGFLFSLILNPTNGALNSFLKMVGLAEWAHPWLGDPKTALYTIILVNSWYGIGFAILIFLAGLQAIPEEIYEAAKIDGASGLKMLFRITIPMAMPSIMIMTILTFIGSFETFELVFAMQGSSGGPYYSTDVLALFFYRLAFGSVDGGDAIGLGSALAVILFLIICTATAISLFFFKRKEIEQ; translated from the coding sequence ATGGCATCAAAGGGACAGGAAGTTGCAGAAGCAAAAGCTTCACCCAAACCCTCAAAGAATAAACGCAATGTGAAGAAGCACTTTTTGCATCTCTTTTTACTGCCCGCACTGATCTTCTATGTCGGCTTTCAAGTGTATCCGATCCTTGCCGCCTTCGTGAACAGCTTCTATTCCTTTAAAGGGATGGTGAAGCAGGATTTTATCGGCTTGGAGAATTTCATAAGACTGTTTACGGAAGAGCCGTATAACAACATTTTCAAGAATGCATTTTGGCATAACATTATTTATTTCATTGGAACCGTATTGACGAAGCTCGTGTTGGCGTTCGCTTTGGCTTTATTGATTAATAGCAGAATTAAAGGAAGAGAATTTTTCAAAGCCGTCTTTTTCATGCCGAAATTATTGTCCGTCATCGTCGTCGGCTTCCTTTTCAGCTTGATTCTGAACCCTACCAATGGAGCGTTGAACAGCTTTTTGAAAATGGTAGGGCTGGCTGAATGGGCCCATCCTTGGTTAGGAGATCCGAAAACTGCGTTGTACACAATCATCCTCGTGAATAGCTGGTATGGCATCGGATTTGCCATCCTCATCTTCCTTGCTGGGCTTCAAGCGATTCCGGAGGAGATTTACGAAGCGGCAAAAATTGACGGTGCTTCGGGTTTGAAGATGCTATTTCGGATTACCATTCCGATGGCAATGCCGTCTATTATGATCATGACGATTCTTACGTTCATCGGTTCTTTTGAAACGTTTGAGCTCGTATTTGCGATGCAAGGCTCATCGGGCGGACCATATTACTCCACAGACGTATTGGCGTTGTTCTTCTACCGGTTGGCGTTTGGATCCGTTGACGGCGGGGATGCAATCGGGCTCGGTTCTGCGCTCGCGGTCATTCTTTTCCTAATCATCTGTACCGCCACCGCCATTTCACTTTTCTTCTTCAAGAGGAAGGAAATCGAACAATAA
- a CDS encoding HAD family hydrolase → MKKKWITFDLDGTLMQNPFVGHVFPEIERRILLENKLLENIIGEIVKEHETRLQDGRTAEAYDWDDIVMNYIEANYLKSSINVEEILRGFCEEPNVYLLEESICEVLFELRQKGFSLAVVTNGFTKYQLPVMDVLKLTEHFDLVVTPQEAGYAKPDERVFGSVSELGEMIAHVGDRIDHDIIPANAIGVRSIWICRQLPDFMKDLAPAEKSRMPKMEELVLRKLEKETKMRFEKLPKEAVPQEVIYSLAELPSVLSKGEGAKWQS, encoded by the coding sequence ATGAAGAAAAAATGGATTACGTTCGACCTGGATGGGACGCTCATGCAAAATCCGTTCGTCGGTCATGTGTTCCCGGAAATTGAAAGACGGATTTTGCTTGAGAATAAATTATTGGAAAACATTATCGGAGAAATCGTGAAGGAGCATGAAACCCGGTTGCAGGATGGCAGAACGGCAGAAGCTTATGACTGGGATGACATCGTCATGAATTATATAGAAGCGAACTACCTGAAATCATCTATTAACGTGGAAGAGATTTTGAGAGGATTTTGTGAGGAGCCGAATGTTTATTTGCTCGAGGAATCGATTTGCGAGGTGCTCTTTGAACTTAGACAAAAGGGTTTTTCATTGGCGGTCGTCACGAACGGATTTACGAAATATCAATTGCCCGTCATGGACGTATTGAAGCTGACGGAGCATTTCGATTTAGTCGTCACCCCACAGGAAGCGGGCTATGCGAAGCCGGATGAAAGGGTGTTCGGCTCCGTCTCGGAACTCGGTGAAATGATTGCACATGTAGGGGATCGAATCGATCATGACATCATTCCCGCAAATGCGATTGGCGTCCGTTCCATTTGGATATGTCGTCAATTGCCCGATTTCATGAAAGATCTAGCGCCGGCTGAAAAAAGCAGGATGCCAAAAATGGAGGAACTTGTATTACGGAAGTTGGAGAAGGAGACGAAAATGCGTTTTGAAAAGCTTCCAAAAGAGGCGGTTCCTCAAGAAGTGATATATAGTCTTGCAGAATTGCCGTCTGTTCTAAGTAAAGGAGAGGGTGCGAAATGGCAGAGTTGA
- a CDS encoding ABC transporter substrate-binding protein codes for MKKKLMLLAAFLVTSIFLLAACSEKGEKVKEETKTEGETTTTTESKTEEKAEVKDPVELTMYSWRPEDREAYEKFIKVFEDQNPGITVTFKPYKSTEYGTILTNALTAGQGPDIIQLRPYEGAVSIIDADYVVPLDDVKGVNEISDEYLTAARGTDGNVYGVPLSLNAGIIFYNKDVFEEHGFDLPSTWDELLAVGEEMKAKGIVPIAQAGKAAYLLSLTHSVIGATSYDQSYIDDLLSGKADLTDERFVESVKRMEQLEGLFPKDFIALDDKDTQAMFYTGQAAMYINGSYRLETFENTAPDLNIGILPSFANEKGGETPLVTWVDGSYAVVKASKHQEEAKKFMEFMASNEFGQMFSDELARISAIPGVEPKHELVKEMTELGEKNPTPYLMLVYLGGGSPTTKTTFENALQGMYVKELTVDGVIDESQKSLDKWFEPGK; via the coding sequence ATGAAAAAGAAACTGATGCTTCTTGCAGCCTTTCTTGTAACGAGCATTTTTCTTCTGGCGGCCTGTTCGGAAAAAGGGGAGAAGGTGAAGGAAGAAACAAAAACAGAAGGGGAAACGACAACGACTACGGAAAGTAAAACGGAAGAAAAAGCGGAAGTGAAGGACCCTGTCGAATTAACGATGTACAGCTGGCGTCCGGAAGACCGCGAGGCATATGAAAAATTCATTAAAGTGTTCGAAGATCAAAATCCAGGCATTACAGTGACCTTCAAGCCATATAAGTCGACGGAATATGGAACGATTTTGACGAATGCACTGACAGCAGGGCAAGGCCCAGATATTATCCAACTTCGTCCATATGAAGGAGCCGTCTCCATTATCGATGCCGATTATGTCGTGCCTTTGGACGATGTGAAAGGTGTGAATGAAATTTCCGATGAGTACTTGACTGCTGCAAGAGGAACGGACGGCAACGTGTATGGCGTTCCATTGTCGCTGAATGCAGGCATCATTTTCTACAATAAAGACGTATTTGAAGAACATGGCTTCGACTTACCATCGACGTGGGATGAGTTGCTTGCTGTCGGAGAGGAAATGAAGGCGAAAGGCATCGTCCCGATTGCTCAGGCTGGGAAAGCGGCGTATTTGCTGTCGCTTACGCATAGCGTCATAGGCGCCACATCTTATGACCAATCATATATCGATGATTTATTGAGCGGGAAAGCGGATTTGACCGATGAGCGCTTCGTAGAGTCGGTGAAGCGGATGGAGCAACTGGAAGGACTTTTCCCGAAAGACTTCATCGCCTTGGATGATAAAGACACGCAGGCGATGTTCTATACAGGTCAAGCGGCTATGTACATTAACGGAAGCTATCGTTTGGAGACGTTTGAAAATACGGCCCCAGATTTGAACATCGGAATCCTTCCTTCATTTGCAAATGAAAAGGGCGGGGAGACGCCGCTTGTCACGTGGGTGGATGGCTCTTACGCAGTCGTCAAAGCATCCAAACATCAAGAGGAAGCGAAGAAGTTCATGGAATTCATGGCTTCAAATGAATTCGGCCAAATGTTCAGTGATGAATTGGCGCGAATCAGCGCAATTCCGGGAGTGGAACCGAAGCATGAGTTGGTGAAGGAAATGACCGAACTCGGAGAAAAGAATCCTACACCTTATTTGATGCTCGTCTATTTGGGCGGCGGTTCACCGACGACGAAAACGACGTTTGAAAACGCATTGCAAGGCATGTATGTCAAGGAGTTGACCGTTGACGGCGTGATCGACGAATCGCAGAAATCATTGGATAAGTGGTTTGAACCAGGGAAATAA